A stretch of the Halomonas sp. BDJS001 genome encodes the following:
- a CDS encoding LysR substrate-binding domain-containing protein → MDNFIKSLPPLATLRPFEAAARLESFSRAADELHLTQAAISRQIRALEEDLGVMLFERRHRRVFLTREGREFGRTVSQALESVATGAQALRGDPNDKRVVLFCQLCEAFYWLMPQLADFNRRYPDIEIQLATSTRPITEFSGNFDIALQTNGRPSGSHRLVFTAEDEIFPVCSPAYLKGVTTPLSLNTLLNQRLLHHHADPADWLEWDDWFRAMGHFELSSAESAVFDSYPLLLQAAVAGHGIALGWRRTTQRLIESGELIRPVAESLPQHDAIALYTRQGAPQRPGSEALLGWLREVLGEK, encoded by the coding sequence ATGGATAACTTCATCAAGTCCCTTCCACCGCTGGCGACGCTGCGCCCCTTTGAGGCAGCCGCCAGACTGGAAAGCTTTTCGCGCGCGGCGGATGAGCTCCACCTGACCCAGGCAGCTATCAGCCGACAGATCCGTGCGCTGGAGGAAGACCTTGGCGTGATGCTTTTCGAGCGCCGTCATCGCCGTGTGTTTCTTACCCGCGAAGGGCGTGAGTTTGGCCGTACGGTCTCCCAGGCGCTGGAAAGTGTCGCCACGGGGGCTCAGGCGCTGCGCGGCGACCCAAATGATAAGCGCGTCGTGTTGTTCTGCCAGTTATGCGAAGCGTTCTATTGGCTGATGCCACAGCTGGCTGACTTCAATCGTCGCTATCCTGACATTGAGATTCAACTGGCGACCTCGACAAGGCCGATTACCGAATTTAGTGGCAACTTCGACATCGCGCTGCAAACCAACGGTAGGCCTAGCGGGAGCCATCGATTGGTGTTTACCGCCGAGGACGAGATCTTTCCAGTCTGCAGCCCAGCTTACCTGAAAGGGGTCACTACGCCGTTGAGCCTCAACACTTTGCTGAACCAGCGGCTACTGCACCACCACGCTGACCCGGCGGATTGGTTGGAGTGGGATGACTGGTTTCGTGCCATGGGGCACTTTGAACTCTCATCAGCGGAGAGTGCTGTGTTCGATAGCTATCCACTGCTACTGCAAGCGGCTGTCGCGGGGCACGGTATCGCCTTGGGATGGCGGCGCACGACGCAACGCTTAATTGAAAGTGGCGAACTGATCCGCCCGGTGGCCGAGAGCTTGCCCCAGCACGATGCCATCGCCCTATACACACGCCAGGGCGCGCCCCAACGCCCTGGCAGCGAAGCGTTATTGGGCTGGCTGCGTGAGGTGTTGGGTGAGAAGTGA
- a CDS encoding Rpn family recombination-promoting nuclease/putative transposase: MVSNHHDTGYKELFSYPEFVQQLIEGFAPAEIARLMDFSTLKSQSGNYITPLFEEKIEDVVWSVNVNWQGVTQEVYLYILLEFQSSVDRTMPVRLMHYAACFYSELLKQKVITPGQGLPPVFPVVLYNGSERWTASLDLYDMIMPEPPGLLQVYQPRMRYYLVDEGRYTDEQLGLVRSPLSGVFSIEKASTNRQGLQKAVDRIVAIIQADPDKERIDKIITRWLKRHLQRLGAEVDLNQLNSLVEDKDMLAENLENWAQQERQVGIQEGEKLGIEKTARNLLKLGVLSDEQIAEATGLALDEVAKLRTEGKR; encoded by the coding sequence ATGGTCAGCAACCATCACGATACCGGCTACAAAGAGCTGTTTAGTTATCCTGAATTTGTTCAGCAACTCATCGAAGGCTTTGCGCCCGCCGAGATTGCCCGGTTAATGGATTTTTCTACCCTGAAGAGCCAGAGCGGCAACTACATTACGCCACTGTTCGAAGAAAAAATTGAGGACGTGGTGTGGTCAGTCAACGTTAACTGGCAAGGGGTGACGCAAGAGGTGTACCTGTACATCTTGTTGGAGTTTCAGTCCTCGGTGGATCGCACCATGCCGGTTCGGCTGATGCACTACGCCGCTTGCTTCTACAGTGAGTTGCTCAAGCAGAAGGTCATCACACCCGGCCAGGGCTTACCGCCGGTGTTTCCAGTAGTGCTTTATAATGGTTCAGAGCGCTGGACGGCATCGTTAGACCTATATGACATGATCATGCCGGAACCGCCGGGTCTGCTACAGGTCTACCAGCCACGCATGCGTTATTATTTAGTCGATGAAGGGCGCTATACTGATGAACAGTTAGGCTTGGTGCGGTCGCCGTTAAGCGGGGTGTTCAGTATCGAGAAGGCCTCCACAAATCGCCAGGGGCTGCAAAAAGCCGTGGATCGGATTGTGGCGATTATTCAGGCCGATCCTGACAAAGAGCGTATCGACAAGATTATTACCCGCTGGCTGAAACGCCACTTGCAGCGGCTCGGGGCTGAGGTCGACCTCAATCAGCTCAACAGTTTGGTGGAGGATAAAGACATGTTGGCAGAAAATTTGGAAAACTGGGCTCAGCAAGAACGCCAAGTAGGCATTCAGGAGGGCGAAAAGCTGGGTATTGAGAAAACAGCCCGTAATCTGCTCAAGCTGGGGGTGCTGAGTGATGAGCAGATTGCTGAAGCGACAGGCCTGGCGCTAGATGAAGTGGCTAAGCTGCGCACTGAAGGTAAGCGCTGA
- a CDS encoding helix-turn-helix transcriptional regulator, giving the protein MEYVFTLKYQLADSDSDLDALVERLGAAGCDDALVGVGQPGRLALEFSREAGSAEEAVHTALVDVKKAIPSARLIEASPDLVGLTDVADVVGVSRQAMRKLMLTHRATFPVPVHEGSASIWHLAEVLDWLMTRGGYQVDVGVLDIAKVALEVNIAKEAIRHPVRSREEMELLTA; this is encoded by the coding sequence ATGGAATATGTTTTTACGCTGAAATACCAACTGGCTGATAGTGACTCTGACCTAGATGCGCTAGTGGAGCGTTTGGGTGCTGCCGGTTGCGATGATGCTCTGGTGGGCGTGGGGCAGCCGGGCCGCTTGGCGCTGGAATTCTCTCGTGAAGCGGGCAGCGCCGAGGAAGCGGTTCACACTGCCCTGGTTGACGTAAAAAAAGCGATCCCTTCCGCGCGGCTGATCGAGGCTTCGCCGGATCTTGTTGGCCTGACGGATGTAGCAGACGTTGTGGGCGTTTCGCGACAGGCAATGCGAAAGCTGATGCTCACCCACCGAGCGACGTTTCCTGTGCCGGTTCACGAAGGCAGTGCCTCCATCTGGCACCTGGCGGAGGTGCTTGACTGGTTGATGACCCGAGGGGGTTACCAAGTTGATGTTGGCGTGCTGGATATTGCGAAAGTAGCATTAGAAGTGAATATAGCCAAAGAGGCGATCCGCCATCCGGTTCGTAGCCGCGAGGAAATGGAGTTGCTGACCGCGTAG
- a CDS encoding AraC family transcriptional regulator, with protein sequence MLNTPLSDVDHVARPVVAIGTDYRPGTLLDFHTHRRAQFLYGMTGVMEVNTDDGTWMVPPYSGVWLPAGKRHQVRMNGVSTRSLYIEPHVAPRASPNCEVLVVTPLLHHLLLASAHIPALYDENGRDGALAQILLYELEHAQALPLFAPLPHGLPLASLCREFLGQPNIHTLPEEWARQLHCSQRTFNRQFRQQTGLSFGVWRQQACLMAAIPRLLSGSSVTQTALELGYDSPAAFSSMFRKVLGQSPSAFVRAASRQKE encoded by the coding sequence ATGCTCAATACGCCTCTTTCAGATGTGGATCATGTGGCACGGCCCGTGGTGGCCATCGGCACTGACTACCGCCCCGGCACCCTCCTCGACTTTCATACCCATCGCCGTGCCCAGTTTCTCTATGGCATGACCGGCGTGATGGAAGTCAACACGGATGACGGCACCTGGATGGTGCCGCCCTATAGCGGCGTATGGCTACCTGCGGGCAAGCGCCACCAAGTGCGTATGAACGGGGTGAGCACCCGAAGCCTGTATATCGAGCCCCACGTCGCGCCACGCGCTTCGCCCAACTGCGAGGTGCTGGTCGTGACGCCTCTCCTGCATCACCTGCTGCTGGCTTCCGCCCACATCCCCGCGCTCTATGACGAAAACGGCCGCGACGGTGCCCTGGCTCAAATACTCCTATACGAACTGGAACATGCTCAGGCCCTGCCGCTATTTGCACCCCTGCCCCATGGCCTCCCACTCGCTAGCCTGTGCAGAGAGTTTCTCGGCCAACCAAACATTCACACTCTTCCGGAGGAGTGGGCGCGGCAGTTGCATTGCAGTCAGCGCACCTTCAATCGCCAGTTCCGTCAGCAGACCGGACTCTCCTTTGGCGTATGGCGCCAACAGGCTTGCCTGATGGCGGCTATTCCCAGGCTACTCTCGGGCAGTTCCGTTACCCAAACCGCGCTGGAACTCGGCTACGATAGCCCGGCCGCTTTCTCTAGCATGTTTCGCAAGGTACTCGGTCAGTCTCCCAGCGCTTTTGTTCGGGCGGCTAGTCGCCAAAAGGAATAA
- a CDS encoding sulfite exporter TauE/SafE family protein, whose amino-acid sequence MYSVLLLCGGLAGVTTVLFGFGGGFVVVPLLYTLLISVHGSDSGIGQTAMHIAVATSTALMAFAASLSTWRHHLRQTVQWHLVRPLVGYIAVGAVLGAATAVSLSGEWVRWAFIGYLSITITDAVLRPGFLHQAGSDVRPMGRGVTAMTGTLIGAVAALLGVGGSVMTVPLMRRRGASMTAATAMANPLSLPMAVSGTATYVLWSANHPALGDWYAGYVDLRALLVLAVGSWLGIRLASTWIGRIPDRLHARVYLLLLTMVLVVMVFVH is encoded by the coding sequence GTGTATAGCGTATTGCTGCTTTGTGGCGGGTTGGCGGGAGTGACCACCGTATTGTTCGGTTTCGGTGGCGGGTTCGTGGTGGTTCCCTTGCTGTATACCCTGCTGATTTCCGTCCATGGGTCGGATAGTGGTATCGGGCAGACGGCCATGCATATCGCGGTGGCCACCTCGACGGCGTTGATGGCATTTGCTGCTTCCCTGTCCACATGGCGCCACCATCTACGGCAAACCGTGCAGTGGCACTTGGTGCGTCCGCTGGTGGGCTATATCGCCGTGGGCGCTGTGCTGGGCGCGGCGACTGCCGTGTCGTTAAGTGGTGAGTGGGTGCGCTGGGCGTTTATCGGCTATCTGAGCATTACGATTACGGATGCCGTGCTGCGACCCGGTTTTCTGCATCAGGCGGGGAGTGATGTGCGTCCTATGGGGCGTGGGGTAACGGCGATGACGGGGACATTGATTGGTGCGGTGGCCGCCTTGCTGGGCGTTGGCGGCAGTGTGATGACCGTACCGCTCATGCGCCGTAGAGGCGCGAGTATGACGGCAGCCACTGCCATGGCCAATCCGTTGTCGTTGCCCATGGCGGTGAGTGGCACCGCGACGTATGTGTTGTGGTCGGCAAATCACCCAGCGTTGGGGGACTGGTATGCCGGTTATGTGGATCTGCGCGCCTTGCTGGTACTCGCAGTGGGCTCATGGCTCGGAATCCGCCTGGCATCGACCTGGATCGGGCGCATCCCTGACCGTCTTCATGCCAGGGTGTACTTGCTATTGCTGACCATGGTGCTTGTGGTGATGGTTTTTGTTCATTGA
- a CDS encoding ATP-binding protein has translation MGNRMKLIGLSRTIALTMAAMAFGITLLVVVTSYVFYFITFHFWQGSISEPNMFPSGLEWAWLVSTTLVGLAFAVIVGIHLARRILVPLNSVTESMRRVAQGDLDARATTGDRSLGEAAVLANDFNALADQLQRMSKEMTFWNAAIAHELRTPVTILRGRLQGLAEGVFPPEKPQFQSLLTQIDGMAQLIEDLRAVSLAESGHLNLEIKQCDLSAEIESGVEFCRHALNASNHYPTLDLQSGAAYCDPVRIRQALLALLENARQHASPGSLIIQTRQNDGWCVLRVRDAGPGIPQEYASQIFTAFRHARDAGSNMPGDKQGSGLGLAVVAAIARAHGGEAKCYPSDEGGSCFELRWPSQSHRA, from the coding sequence ATGGGGAACAGAATGAAACTCATTGGATTGAGCCGGACAATCGCGTTAACAATGGCAGCGATGGCGTTTGGGATAACACTGCTAGTCGTGGTGACCTCTTATGTGTTCTATTTCATTACCTTCCATTTTTGGCAGGGGTCGATTAGCGAACCAAACATGTTCCCGTCGGGGCTCGAGTGGGCTTGGCTCGTTAGCACTACGTTGGTTGGGCTGGCGTTCGCCGTGATAGTGGGCATTCACTTGGCACGTCGCATTCTGGTACCCCTAAATTCCGTAACAGAAAGCATGCGTCGCGTCGCACAAGGCGACCTGGACGCACGCGCCACGACAGGTGATCGCTCGTTAGGCGAGGCTGCCGTTTTGGCAAACGACTTCAATGCCCTGGCAGACCAATTACAGCGTATGTCCAAGGAAATGACGTTCTGGAATGCGGCGATTGCCCATGAGCTGCGTACGCCCGTTACTATTTTACGCGGACGCCTGCAAGGCTTGGCAGAAGGCGTATTCCCCCCCGAAAAACCCCAGTTTCAAAGCCTCCTTACCCAAATCGACGGCATGGCACAACTGATTGAAGACCTTCGCGCCGTAAGCTTGGCCGAAAGCGGCCATCTGAACCTTGAGATCAAGCAATGTGATCTTTCTGCTGAAATTGAATCAGGCGTTGAATTTTGTAGACATGCCCTAAATGCATCAAATCATTATCCAACCCTTGATCTGCAATCTGGCGCCGCGTATTGCGATCCTGTCCGTATTCGCCAGGCATTGCTTGCGTTGCTGGAAAACGCTCGCCAGCATGCATCACCAGGGTCACTCATCATCCAAACGCGCCAGAACGACGGCTGGTGTGTTTTACGTGTTAGAGATGCTGGCCCAGGCATTCCTCAGGAATATGCTTCGCAGATTTTCACGGCATTCCGGCATGCGCGGGATGCTGGCAGTAATATGCCAGGAGACAAGCAAGGAAGTGGGCTCGGATTGGCGGTGGTGGCGGCGATTGCAAGAGCCCATGGTGGCGAGGCTAAATGCTACCCCTCTGATGAGGGTGGCTCTTGTTTCGAGTTGCGCTGGCCTTCTCAATCACATAGGGCGTGA
- a CDS encoding response regulator: MSKTHQSPSSYSGQQALILIAEDEPEIADILQAYLKRAGLRTIYAEDGRKALDMHLSMKPDLVLLDVKMPKMDGWQVLSEVRHRGKTPVIMLTAMDQDIDKLMGLRFGADDYVVKPFNPAEVVARTQAVLRRTMADASHQPLVLRVPPFEIDLEQHEAFVQSEGGSRSLALTLTEFRLLTHLARAPKKVCTRAELLAACLPEGEALERTVDSHISKLRKKLEDVDVRGIPVGIRGVGYRLWGTE, from the coding sequence ATGTCCAAGACTCATCAGTCGCCAAGTTCTTATTCTGGTCAGCAAGCACTGATTCTCATCGCCGAAGACGAGCCTGAGATCGCTGATATTCTGCAGGCTTACCTGAAACGTGCGGGCCTCCGCACCATCTACGCAGAAGATGGACGCAAAGCATTAGATATGCATTTGTCGATGAAACCCGATCTCGTCTTACTTGATGTAAAGATGCCTAAAATGGATGGTTGGCAGGTGCTGTCAGAGGTTCGCCATCGGGGTAAGACGCCCGTCATCATGCTGACCGCGATGGATCAGGATATTGATAAACTGATGGGGTTGCGTTTTGGTGCCGACGACTATGTCGTCAAGCCGTTTAACCCTGCCGAGGTCGTCGCACGCACTCAGGCGGTGTTAAGACGCACCATGGCTGATGCTAGCCATCAACCTCTTGTGCTCAGGGTTCCGCCTTTTGAGATCGACTTGGAACAACACGAAGCCTTTGTTCAGTCGGAAGGAGGCTCACGCAGCCTTGCGTTAACGCTCACCGAATTCAGATTGTTGACGCACCTTGCACGCGCGCCCAAAAAAGTTTGCACCCGTGCAGAGTTGTTGGCCGCCTGCCTACCCGAGGGCGAGGCGCTTGAGCGCACTGTCGACAGCCATATAAGCAAGCTGCGTAAAAAACTGGAAGACGTCGATGTGAGAGGCATACCCGTTGGCATACGCGGCGTTGGGTATCGGCTATGGGGAACAGAATGA
- a CDS encoding efflux RND transporter periplasmic adaptor subunit — MTIRHIYRHGGFCALLLSVLTACGPVEQEVAPPPARVSVVTLEPVRLELTEDLPARVVPFQVAEIRPQVSGIVQRRLFEQGTDVSAGQPLFEINPAPFRAEVETAEAALLKAEAELAHARSQAARLESLVRGQSVSRQAYDDAVSSSQQAAAEVAQARATLSRRRLDLEFSTVVSPIAGRIDQALVTEGALVGSSDSTPMARVQQIDKVYVDVRRSASSLESLQDAMAAQPSLDSGLPVTILGSNGTPYDVTGRILFSGINVDASTGDLLLRVLVDNPHRRLLPGMFVRARVPYAHYDNALTVPQQSVVRIGGKPYVWLIGDSDKAVMVSVELGELANGSYRVQAGVTEGQRVVVEGIERLADGVDVSATDWHRSSPLEASVASSY, encoded by the coding sequence ATGACGATCCGACATATTTACCGCCATGGTGGCTTCTGCGCCTTGCTGCTAAGCGTGTTAACCGCCTGCGGGCCAGTTGAGCAAGAAGTAGCGCCGCCGCCTGCCCGAGTGTCTGTTGTTACCTTGGAACCCGTTAGATTGGAGCTGACCGAAGACTTGCCAGCCCGGGTCGTGCCTTTTCAAGTGGCGGAAATTCGTCCGCAGGTCAGCGGGATTGTCCAACGTCGACTTTTTGAACAGGGAACCGACGTGAGTGCGGGGCAGCCATTATTCGAAATCAACCCAGCGCCGTTTCGAGCGGAAGTGGAAACGGCAGAAGCCGCTTTGCTGAAGGCCGAAGCTGAGCTTGCGCATGCCCGTTCGCAGGCGGCTCGGTTGGAGTCGCTGGTCAGAGGGCAGTCGGTGAGCCGCCAAGCGTATGACGATGCCGTCTCCAGCAGCCAGCAAGCTGCCGCTGAGGTAGCCCAAGCGCGTGCCACGCTGTCACGCCGCCGCCTTGACTTGGAATTTTCCACGGTGGTGTCCCCCATTGCAGGCCGAATTGATCAGGCGTTGGTAACGGAGGGAGCGCTTGTCGGCAGCAGCGATAGCACGCCCATGGCCCGTGTTCAGCAGATCGATAAGGTCTATGTCGATGTTCGGCGCTCGGCTTCCTCGCTCGAATCGCTTCAAGATGCGATGGCGGCACAACCTTCGCTAGACAGTGGCTTACCGGTCACCATCCTCGGCAGCAACGGTACACCCTACGATGTCACCGGACGCATTCTTTTTTCGGGCATCAATGTGGATGCCAGCACGGGTGATCTTTTACTGCGTGTACTCGTGGACAATCCCCATCGGCGCCTGCTGCCCGGTATGTTTGTGCGCGCCCGCGTGCCCTATGCACACTATGACAATGCCTTGACGGTGCCGCAACAGTCCGTGGTGCGCATCGGCGGGAAGCCCTACGTTTGGTTGATTGGTGACAGCGACAAGGCGGTGATGGTCTCAGTGGAGCTTGGTGAATTGGCGAACGGCAGTTATCGGGTGCAAGCGGGGGTGACAGAGGGGCAGAGGGTCGTCGTCGAGGGTATAGAGCGACTGGCGGATGGTGTCGACGTCAGCGCGACTGATTGGCATAGGTCATCGCCTCTTGAGGCTTCAGTGGCATCTTCTTATTAA
- a CDS encoding multidrug efflux RND transporter permease subunit — protein MPQFFIQRPVFAWVVALFIILLGVIAIPQLPVSHYPSVAPPSVTITATYPGATPQTMNDAVLSLIERELSSVKNLLYFESSADSSGSASVTATFKPGTNPELAQVDVQNRLKAVEPRLPQAVRQDGLSVESASSSFLMIVGLNSEDGRFDEIALNDYMARNIVEELRRIDGVGRVQLFGAEQAMRIWIEPEKLIAFDLSVNDLSTAIMEQNAPIVPGSIGASPALPGQKVSSLLTAQGQLSTPEEFAAIVLRANVDGSKVVLGDVARVELGAQSYGFSNRENGQPATAAAIQLAPGANAVRTSESVQARLAELNQALPAGMSSSIPFNTAPFVKVSIEKVIHTLIEAMVLVFLVMLLFLQHLRYTLIHALVAPIALLGTFTVMLLAGFSINVLTMFGMVLAIGIIVDDAIVVVENVERIMAKEGLSPKDATIKAMKEITGAVVGITLVLTVVFIPMAFSSGSVGVIYKQFALAMVVSILFSAFLALTLTPALCATLLKPIKPGHHDKGGFFGWFNRMLKRMTARYESRVGRLVARSGRVMLVFVVIAGVLVFAFRQLPSAFLPEEDQGYFMTSIQLPANATTERTLDVVKAYEAYVMARPAVDGNMSILGFGFSGSGANTALTFTTLKEWGKRDGATAASEAEGAQAAMSQLNEGTVMSMLPPAIDELGTKSGFTMFLQDRRNQGAAALKAAEMTLLELAAQSKVVSDVYSDGLPEGASIRLDIDRQKAEALGVSFANISEILSTAMGSSYINDFPNEGRMQQVIMQADASARMQVDDVLKLHVRNSRGGMVSLSEVVTPVWDETPLQMVRYLGYPATSISGSAAKGASTGDAMAEMERLAQQLPPGFAVAWTGQSLQERQSAAQAPMLVALSILAVFLVLAALYESWTIPLSVILVVPLGLLGAVAAMLLRDLPNDVFFKVGMVTVIGLSAKNAILIVEFAKQLREQGKGLMEAAVEAASLRLRPILMTSLAFGLGVVPLMVAFGASAKTQHAIGTGVFGGMVSGTLLVILFVPVFFVFVMGLQERVNGRRAP, from the coding sequence ATGCCCCAGTTCTTCATCCAGCGCCCGGTCTTCGCGTGGGTGGTCGCGCTGTTTATCATCCTGCTAGGCGTGATCGCCATTCCGCAGTTGCCGGTCTCTCACTACCCCTCGGTCGCGCCCCCTTCGGTGACCATCACGGCGACTTACCCCGGCGCCACACCGCAGACTATGAATGACGCCGTGCTCAGTCTCATCGAACGAGAACTGTCCAGCGTCAAGAACCTGCTGTACTTCGAGTCGTCGGCGGACTCTTCGGGGTCGGCGTCTGTCACCGCCACCTTCAAACCAGGGACAAATCCGGAACTGGCCCAAGTGGATGTGCAGAATAGACTCAAGGCAGTCGAGCCTCGGTTACCCCAGGCGGTTCGGCAGGATGGGCTGAGCGTAGAGTCAGCGTCATCCAGCTTTCTGATGATCGTGGGTCTGAACTCCGAGGATGGGCGCTTTGATGAGATCGCCCTGAACGACTATATGGCGCGCAATATCGTTGAGGAGCTGCGCCGCATTGACGGTGTTGGTCGTGTGCAGTTGTTCGGTGCTGAGCAGGCAATGCGAATCTGGATAGAGCCGGAGAAGCTGATTGCTTTCGACTTGTCGGTGAATGATCTCTCGACCGCGATCATGGAGCAGAACGCACCGATTGTGCCGGGTAGCATCGGCGCGTCTCCGGCTTTACCCGGCCAAAAGGTGTCCTCACTGTTGACCGCACAGGGGCAATTGAGCACGCCGGAAGAGTTCGCCGCTATCGTACTTCGCGCTAATGTCGACGGCTCCAAAGTGGTGTTGGGCGATGTGGCGCGAGTTGAGTTGGGCGCCCAATCCTACGGCTTCTCCAATCGTGAGAATGGCCAGCCAGCGACGGCGGCAGCCATACAGCTGGCACCCGGCGCCAATGCTGTCCGCACGTCGGAAAGTGTGCAGGCGCGTTTGGCTGAGTTAAACCAGGCGCTACCCGCGGGTATGAGCTCATCGATCCCCTTTAATACGGCTCCGTTCGTTAAGGTGTCTATCGAGAAGGTTATCCATACCCTTATCGAGGCGATGGTACTGGTCTTCCTAGTGATGTTGCTGTTTCTACAGCACCTCCGTTACACGCTGATTCACGCACTGGTCGCGCCGATTGCGTTGTTGGGAACCTTCACGGTGATGCTGCTGGCAGGTTTCTCAATCAACGTGTTGACGATGTTTGGCATGGTGTTGGCGATTGGCATCATCGTCGATGACGCTATCGTGGTGGTCGAGAACGTTGAGCGCATCATGGCCAAAGAGGGATTGTCGCCAAAGGACGCCACCATCAAGGCGATGAAGGAAATTACTGGCGCGGTGGTGGGCATCACCCTGGTGTTGACGGTGGTGTTTATCCCGATGGCCTTCTCGAGTGGCTCGGTAGGCGTGATTTACAAGCAATTCGCGCTGGCGATGGTGGTCTCGATTCTGTTCTCGGCGTTTCTGGCGTTGACGCTGACACCGGCGCTATGCGCCACCCTTCTCAAGCCCATTAAACCGGGGCACCACGACAAAGGCGGTTTCTTCGGCTGGTTTAACCGGATGCTTAAACGTATGACCGCCCGTTACGAATCGCGTGTGGGGAGACTGGTCGCTCGCAGCGGTCGGGTCATGCTGGTGTTTGTGGTCATCGCAGGTGTGCTGGTGTTCGCCTTCCGCCAGTTGCCTTCGGCTTTTCTGCCGGAAGAGGATCAAGGCTATTTTATGACCAGTATCCAGTTACCCGCCAATGCGACCACCGAGCGTACCTTGGATGTGGTCAAAGCGTATGAGGCGTACGTCATGGCGCGCCCTGCCGTAGACGGCAATATGTCTATTTTGGGCTTCGGGTTCTCAGGATCCGGCGCGAATACAGCGCTGACGTTCACCACGCTAAAGGAGTGGGGGAAGCGCGACGGCGCCACGGCGGCAAGTGAAGCGGAAGGGGCTCAGGCAGCCATGAGTCAACTGAACGAAGGGACGGTGATGAGTATGTTGCCGCCGGCCATTGATGAGTTGGGCACCAAGTCCGGCTTTACGATGTTCTTGCAGGATCGACGCAACCAGGGGGCGGCCGCCCTTAAGGCTGCTGAGATGACGCTGCTTGAACTGGCGGCGCAGAGCAAGGTAGTCAGCGACGTCTATTCCGACGGCCTTCCGGAAGGGGCGAGCATTCGCCTTGATATTGATCGCCAGAAAGCCGAAGCGCTTGGCGTGTCGTTCGCCAACATTAGCGAAATCCTGTCTACCGCGATGGGGTCGTCCTACATCAACGATTTCCCGAATGAGGGGCGGATGCAGCAGGTCATCATGCAAGCGGATGCGTCGGCACGCATGCAGGTCGACGACGTGCTCAAGCTGCACGTGCGTAATAGCAGGGGGGGCATGGTGTCCCTGTCAGAGGTGGTTACTCCGGTGTGGGACGAAACACCGCTACAAATGGTGCGCTACCTGGGCTACCCCGCCACCAGCATTTCCGGCAGTGCGGCGAAGGGGGCTTCCACGGGTGACGCCATGGCTGAAATGGAGCGTCTGGCGCAGCAACTTCCGCCCGGGTTCGCCGTGGCCTGGACGGGGCAGTCCCTTCAGGAACGCCAGTCCGCTGCTCAGGCACCCATGCTGGTGGCACTGTCAATCCTGGCGGTATTTCTGGTGTTAGCCGCTCTTTATGAGAGCTGGACGATTCCGCTGTCGGTCATCCTGGTTGTGCCGTTGGGGTTGCTGGGGGCGGTGGCCGCCATGTTGCTGCGTGACCTGCCTAACGATGTTTTCTTCAAAGTCGGTATGGTCACCGTGATCGGGTTGTCGGCGAAAAACGCGATCCTGATCGTTGAGTTCGCAAAACAGTTGCGTGAGCAAGGTAAGGGGCTGATGGAGGCCGCGGTGGAAGCCGCCAGCCTGCGCCTGCGTCCGATCCTTATGACCTCACTCGCTTTCGGCTTGGGAGTGGTGCCGTTGATGGTTGCGTTTGGCGCCAGTGCCAAAACCCAGCATGCGATAGGCACGGGGGTGTTCGGCGGCATGGTTAGCGGAACGCTTCTGGTGATTCTCTTCGTCCCGGTGTTCTTCGTTTTCGTGATGGGCCTTCAGGAGCGCGTTAATGGCCGGCGAGCCCCATAA